In the genome of Trypanosoma brucei gambiense DAL972 chromosome 11, complete sequence, the window GATTTTCATTGGTGGTCTGCTCTGTAGCGCTTGCCTGCCAGGGAAGTTGAGATGACAAAATTAAATAGAGGTCcacataggtttggtatcctTCACGCGATTCTTCAAGGATGTGTTGTTCCTTTCGTCTGCGGAGTGACGACGGGAAAAGCGGAACTTGCTGCTGGAGAAACGTTGCAGTACGACACGTAAACTATTGTTTTTGCGAAATTGATAAATATGATTTCCACAAGGAGACAGGGAGTGCATCGTGTTGTGCTATGCAAAGGCGACAGGGCAATTATAAAAAACGTGCTGTCGCAACCAGTCAGCTTCCATCAATTTAACAGCGATGCAATAAGTGGATCTTGACTACCCCAGAGATGCGTATTGCGGTAAGGGGAACGTCACCCCCACCCCCCTGTACATCATTTTAACCGGTAGGGACGAGTAGTCTCATACCTTACCTACAGTTGGAGGAGCTCTAAGCCGAAAATTTTCGACTTTTTTGAGGGTAGAAGCAAGCTCCCCAGGTTTCCCTCAAAAGCAGAAAGAGCATCCATCCTCGCTTTGATACACCGCATTAGGTGTTTTCCGTTTCTCGCTCCTTGGGCATACAGAGTGGCGGTTCCCCCGATGCtatcctttcccccccccgccacacacacacacaatctcttttgtgtttgctcTTTTCGTGCCCCGCTCCGCGCGGGTAAACCACTTTCAGCGGCCGGAGAACTCCCGTGCGAAAATGTTTTCTCACCTGACTCGGTGTGTGCTGACACTCCGAGTCACTTCGCAGGTAAGGGAGTTATACGCCCTCTGGAACGGGTGAACCAGTTCCAGTAGGATAGCACTATCCTTGATCAATGGCACCGCGTAAATGCTGCATCACTACCGAAAGCAAGTAAAAAGGCATATGACCCCGTTTCGCGCCGGTTCGTCCACCCGACACCTACTACGTCTAAGCTGGAAGGAGAGGCGGTTCTTTGGTGGCTATTGTGGCTGCGGATACTTTGTCGCCGATGCCAGGGGTATAGAAGCGTGCACACAGTTGCGACGCAGCTGACGCGCCCTTCGGATTGTGTCAAGTCTCCAGCCGCTTTGCAGTGGTCGTGTGTCGCGAAAAATACGCCCCCGTTCCTCCAATCAATTAGTGGCAAAGGGGCGGCACATCCGCCGTGATTGGAGGAACCGTTGACCTCTTAATGGTACATTGTTGTTTTACCTATCGATGGTCCACTCCACCGCGCGCGGCGCATACCTTGGGAGTTCTGTACTGTTGTGGGGTGGTCTTGTGCATTGTGACCGCCGCCTCTGACACAACAAGCGCAGTTTCGCGCCTACGTTACTGGTGTGTTTGGCTCTGATGGAACGATGCGTGTGTTGGCGTCCTTAAATCTTAATATGGCTTGTTGCGTGCAAccgtttatattttttcccctcgaTATGGGCATCACGTTCTTGGCGTTACGTGGTTCCCAGTTTCACCTAACAACTCTTGCCCTCTCTTGCCCAACCCCtccctttcatttgttcCAGTGTGACAACCACTTTTACACGTAGACTATCAAAGCCACTGCGATGAATATGCTTCGTTTCGACGACCGCAACGCCTCACCCGCACCGAGTGGCGGGAAACATTCCCTTCCGACGGGAGGAGCTGTGTGTCGTGTCGCCATGGACACACTTCTCGTGATATTGAGAGCTCCGGTCGCGTTGTTACTTCTGCTCATCGTCCTGCCGCAATTGTCAGTGGGCGCCGAGGCTAATGCGACAGTCAAGGTTCTCTCCGCCGCGTGGAACTCGTACATGCCGCAGGAGTATGTGACCGCGATCAATGCTGGCTTCAGTGCCTCACTAGAGTCACGACAATGGACTGTGGCTGGAAGCGTGAAAGTTGAGGTAGTTTATCCAGAGCGGTACGAAACATTACCCGAAGATTTCATTAAAGAGCAGTTGGAATTGGAAACGGACCAGAATAAGATTGTTATAGTGTATGGACCCCTCGGTGACAAAAGCGTAATATACTCGATCCCGTATTTGGTGAATCACAGCGTAGTGGCCTTAGGGTTGATGACCGGCTCCGGGGAGGTGCGGCGGTGGAATCCGTACCTTTACTTTCTGCGTGCCGACCCCGCTGCTGAAACATTGGCTCTCATTCGGTATGCTCTGTGCCAGTTGCGCGTGCTGCGCTTGGGTTTTATGTACCTTCAGGGTGTTCATTATGGCGACGAGGAGTATGCATTGACAGTGAACGTGATGTCTCAGATGGGTTATGAGCTGCATGGTGTGTTCACCGTGATGAGTCCAGACGGTGAGCCTGCTCCTGATGGTGAGTTCAAAGAGGTGTTCGAGCGCTTCGCCGCCGCCCTTCCTCAGGCCATCATTGTCTTTGGTGCGCCAGAAAAGGATACTGCGAAGTtcttgatgatgatggtagCGGAGGAGCGCGTTGCTCGGTCTTATATTCTTGGTCCATCATCCGTCCAGGTGTCACTTGCAGAAATGTGGCGACTCGCTCTGGAAGCTGCAGGGGCCTCATTCGCGCCCGGGCAGCTACTTTTCACAGGCACCAATCCGCTTGCGAAGGACAGCCAGTACATAGCAATCAAGCGTTTTCAAGGAGTTATGAGTGAATACCTGAAAACTCACGTCAGCGAAACCAACATCACTGAAGCAGATTATTTCCTGACCCACGATCCTGAGGGAGAGTTGATGGTGTATGGGTGGATTGCTGGGGAGGTGTTATCTCAGGCACTTAGTAGTGTTGAATGGCTCAAGGACCGCGCTACATTTGTCAGGTCGCTATACAACCAACGGCGCTACGTCATCAATGACATTGTGATCGGTGACTATGGCGGTACGTGTGAGGGGGACGCGGCTAAGCATGGCGCGACATGTGAGTGTAATCAAGGCAGCAAGGCGGTGTATGTGAAAGAGGTTTTGGAGGATGGCCGGACGACGTCGGTGCGAAGTGGCTTCACAGTTCTGAAAGCTTCGCAGTGCTATGCTGAATCTTCGGAGCTTCACGGGCCACTGAATGGACTCGCCGTTTTCATGGAAGACGACGACACCGCGTCGAAGGCAGCTGCGCTGTGGCACAAGGGGGCCTCCCATCTTGTCGGCAAGGGTGATTTGGGACACTCGGACAGGTTCTTTCTGCACGCATTTAATACTACCATAGCTGAGGCAGCGAACGATCTTCGGCGTGAGCAAGGTGAAAGAATCGTAACCGCTGTGTTTGGCCCCGTGACGGGGGCGATGTTGGACACGCCGAATATAACCTTTATCGATCCTCTGGAACTTAAACCACGGCTGAATAAGTTCAGAAGGCATGTGATTCATCTCTCGCCCACCCTGGAACAACAACTTTACGTCCTTTCATCGTACCTCGCAGCCGACGGGGTCGGTACTGTTGATGCCGTCATCTGCAGCAAAGAAGTGGATGGGATTGCAGATTTTCTCCGGAGGTCACTAACTGAGTTCGGTGTCT includes:
- a CDS encoding expression site-associated gene (ESAG) protein,putative; the encoded protein is MNMLRFDDRNASPAPSGGKHSLPTGGAVCRVAMDTLLVILRAPVALLLLLIVLPQLSVGAEANATVKVLSAAWNSYMPQEYVTAINAGFSASLESRQWTVAGSVKVEVVYPERYETLPEDFIKEQLELETDQNKIVIVYGPLGDKSVIYSIPYLVNHSVVALGLMTGSGEVRRWNPYLYFLRADPAAETLALIRYALCQLRVLRLGFMYLQGVHYGDEEYALTVNVMSQMGYELHGVFTVMSPDGEPAPDGEFKEVFERFAAALPQAIIVFGAPEKDTAKFLMMMVAEERVARSYILGPSSVQVSLAEMWRLALEAAGASFAPGQLLFTGTNPLAKDSQYIAIKRFQGVMSEYLKTHVSETNITEADYFLTHDPEGELMVYGWIAGEVLSQALSSVEWLKDRATFVRSLYNQRRYVINDIVIGDYGGTCEGDAAKHGATCECNQGSKAVYVKEVLEDGRTTSVRSGFTVLKASQCYAESSELHGPLNGLAVFMEDDDTASKAAALWHKGASHLVGKGDLGHSDRFFLHAFNTTIAEAANDLRREQGERIVTAVFGPVTGAMLDTPNITFIDPLELKPRLNKFRRHVIHLSPTLEQQLYVLSSYLAADGVGTVDAVICSKEVDGIADFLRRSLTEFGVSLRSAVIREDGEGVGKYLPISGIVFVIGLSVPDVREIARKLEERNDLRVIVLFAEFSLLYDLFTSTLNNTAGAARLVFATSLPHWGDTETSSKTTQLFHDVEKDSRLWTPLSLLAFATGRLMRAILLRVEEMSPETLVNFFYADSSIISDDMRYGVFDDTKCDGAENISEGDCASNYGATQISVWSMARALNASILPLTNPMTPSMSFRDPSEGKLSGAPLVGVIIGATFALFLVVALGVVPYFVLRNTRDNNSAPKEPTDPVTIIFTDIESSTAQWAAHPDVMADAVAAHHKLIRALISQYECYEVKTVGDSFMIASRSAFMAVQLVRDLQRAFLRHNWGASVFDEYYCRLEQDRALESEGYVPPTARLDPDVYRKLWNGLRVRVGVHTGLCDIRHDEVTKGYDYYGHTSNMSARTESAANGGQILLTRATYLSLSTAEREQLDVTALGAVPLRGVPDPVEMYQVDAVVGRSFAALRLDREVDLAADSGVTNLSTSDCASLCELGQSAQTIVAVMRALFGTFTASQREKLLVPFCERWRVTLPPKTKSVWDDNYCQEVVRRIAAKVGHVVDFTAYNIAEPPLTTSSSSSVIFISDAAVGLCAVGERNVSTPKEEN